A segment of the Siphonobacter curvatus genome:
GATCGATTATTCCGGCTTACGGGAATGGCCCTTCCGGCAAACGCTGCTGACGATGAGTCAGCAGTTTTACGAAGAGCGTAATCGGATTTTCCGGGAAGAGCTGTTACCGCTATTCCCCGAAAATGAACTACGTCTGGCGAGTTGGAGCGACCTAACGGAAGGAGAAGCGGCGGCGGCCATTGGGCACTTTGACCGCACCATTTTTCCGATGCTGACGCCCATGGTGTACGATCAGACGCACACCTTCCCCAGCCTGATTCCGCGTACGCTGACGTTTGCTGTGGTAACGAAAAACCCGAATGTAACCAAGAAAGATCAGGCTGAGAAAAAGCTGTCATTCATTCAGATTCCACAAAACCTGCCGCGTTTCTTTGTTATCGATCGGGTGGAAGAAGTCGTATTTCTGCCGATGGAAGAAATCGTGCGGCATGAGATCCACAAGCTGTACCGCAACATCGAGATTCTGAACGTTAGTCTGTTACGGATTATCCGGAATGGAGACTTTTCGGTCGATGACATTGACGATGTCGAAGACGATATCGTGGACGAGATTCGGCAAAAAGTGAAAAACCGTCGTCTGGGCCGCGTAGTGAAAGTGGCCGTGGAACCCAATTGTTCGGAATGGGTGATTAACATCCTGAAGAAAAAATGGGAAATCGACGATCTGAATATTTTCTACGCGGATCAGCTCATCGACTTTACTTCCATGTGGCAGATTATTCGTCACCCGGAATTTCGCGATGAACTTCCCAAATCTCCATCGCCCGTACCGGCTTTGGGGCTGCCTCGTGGACCGATTGACGACATCTTTTCCGTCATACGGGAACGGGACATTTTTCTTCACCACCCCTATAATAACTTTGAAGCGGTATTACAACTGCTCGAACAGGCTGCTGAAGATCCGAACGTACTCAGTATCAAGCTGACCGTTTACCGCGTCGCGAAAAATTCCCGCGTGACGGCTGCTTTGCTCAAAGCCGCAGAAAACGGTAAAAACGTAGCCGTGCTCTTCGAAGTAAAGGCTCGTTTTGACGAAGAAAATAACATTCGCGAAGCCGAACGCCTGCAAAAGGCGGGTTGCTTCGTGATCTATGGTATTGGTCGGTTCAAGACGCATACTAAGCTGTTGTTGATTGTACGGGCCGAGGGGGATGGCGTGAAACGCTACGCCCACTTGTCGAGTGGAAACTATAATGAAGATACGGCTAAGCTGTACACGGACGTTGGGTTGCTGACGGCCAATGAAGTGTACACGAGTGATGTGGCGGAGTTTTTCAACGTAATTACGGGTCACTCCTTACCCAGCAGTTACCAGAACTTGATTACGGCTCCGGGCGACATGCGGAATAACCTCATCGAATTGATCCGAGCCGAAGCCGCGAATGCTAAGGAAGGGAAACCTTCGGGAATTTGTCTGAAGATTAACTCGCTGGAAGACCGCGAAACCATCGACGAGCTGTACCTGGCTTCTCAGGCGGGCGTCCCCATCAAATTGATCGTACGCGGCATTTGCTGTTTGCGTCCAGGTCGGGAAGGACTGTCTGAAAACATTACCGTACGCTCGATTGTTGGCGATTTCCTGGAGCACACGCGGTTATTCTACTTCCATAACGAAGGCGAACCCAAAATCTATGGCGGAAGTGCTGACCTGATGGTACGGAGCTTTGATAAACGGATCGAATCCCTGTTTTTACTGGTGAATCCGAAAGTACAACAACAGGCGGTACAGATTCTGGAGTACAATATGAAGGATAACGTCAATGCGTATACGCTCAAAGAAGACGGTACGTACGCGAAATGCCCACGGAAGGCCGACGAAGAGGTTTTCAATATTCATGAGAAGTTCTTCGAGGTGACCGAAGCCAGTCTGCCGGAAGCACAAGTGTTTTAAGCGAGTATCGTTCAAAAGCGGTGAAGAGGTTTTTGTATCCTGGGTACAAAACAATCTTCACCGCTTTTTAGTATCAAAAGAAATCCGTTTGTACTTCGGAAAACGACGACCAACTCTTATCAGACCGCTGATTAGCTATGCGTTATTTCATTGCCTTCTTTCTGGGATGTATTGCCATTACTACGCAGGCCCAAAATATTCGCTATTCGTATGTGGCCCGACCTGACTCGGTGCTGAACATTCTGGTATCCCAACGGCAGGGCCTGTACAAGCAATGGGCTCAGGATCAGCAGGAGCGAAACGCTTTTTTCGGTGGCCAATCCAAGAAAGACCTACGAAATATCATCACTACGCTGGAGCAAATTCTGAATAAAGACAATGAAATTCTTACCGAGCTGAATCGGATGAAACAGGCCGAAGTGACGGAACTTCGCCGTAAAAACTCCGACGTCTCCAAACGCGTCAATTCGTACCTCGACGAAAGCGGAGCGCTCATGGAAGAAAATAAGCAGTTGCGGTCGCAGGCCGAGCGTAATCGAAAACGGGTAGAAGCACTGGAGAACCAGTCCAACTACCCGTTTCAGATTGCGATTTGTCTGTTGATTGCCTCGTGGGTCTTGTTCTTTTTCCTCCGTCGAAAAAAGTCTACTGCGGAGCCGCAGCGGAACTCTGATTTACGATAGGCCAAACGCCCGGACGTGGTACGCTAACGCCCTTGGTAATCCCGCGTTGCATGTTATCCGGACCGAAGTAATACAGCGGCCAGCCTTTGTACACCAATTGCGTACGACCAAAGACCGTGATGGTTTTAAAGTCTGCGGCATCCAGCAATGAGGGAACGTTTTTAGCAGAAAACTCGGCTAAGGGCCAGGTCGCATTATTACTGAAATCGGATTTGGTATAGGTGTTGGTATCCCGTTTATCCGGAGCAAAGGCGTATAAGGTACGGCCCAGACTATCGACCAGGAAAAGCGTTTCACCCGTTCCTTCCGCGTACGTTCCGTTGTATTTCTTTCCATCATTGCCCACTAGCTGAGCCATGCCGAGCATGACGCTGAAATGCGGCTTGGCAACAAACCAGACGTTATTTACCTTATCGCCTTTGGTGTCGCCAGCGGCGGCATCATTCTGGTAATAGTACAGCGGCCAGCCTTTGTAGGTCGTTTGCTTACTACCGTCAGCTCGGGTAATCGTAGCGAAATCAGCGGTGGCCAGGCCCGAAGCCAGTTTAGGATTTTCTGCGTAGAACACGGGCCATACGCCCAAACAGTTGCCTTCGCATACCGATGCTCCGGCAACGTCGCGGGCGAAGAAGTACAGCGTTTTCCCTTTGGAGTCCGTCAGCACTTGTCCTAGAGACGTTGATTGAATGGAAACGTCCGCGGCGGGCGTAGTTTGATCATCCTTGGAATCAGAAGAGCAGGCGGTTAATAAAACAGCGGCTGCCAGGGTGTAAAGAAAGTTTTTCAGGTACATAGAGTTCATCGTTTACGATTCATCTAGGGTACTCGGAGAAAAGGTCGGAAAAGTTGTTTCAGCCGAAAAATTTATCCATCTGTCGAAAAGCCGGGCTCTTGTGGAACGTAAACCGCAGGATTGGTTTTGTCTTCGGGTCGAAATGGGTTAATTTCGCAGGGTTTCATCACACACTAGCAGTAGCTTCCACTTACCATATGGATCGATTTACCGGATTGATTGGCATTATTGTTATTCTGGGCATCGCTTTTGCCTTATCCAATAACCGAAAAGCCATCAATTATCGAACAGTAGGCATTGGCCTGGCCCTTCAGGTCGGTCTGGCTGTTTTCATCTTAAAAACTTCCGCCGGTCAACAACTTTTTGGAGCTATCGGCGAGCTCGTCAAAAAATTACTCGATAAAGCCAGCGAAGGAGCCACCTTCGTTTTTGGTCCTCTAGTTAATTCACCCCTGTTAACCAGCGTTTTCGGAGCTTCTAACAACTTCATTTTCTTTTTCCAGATTGTTCCTACGATCATTTTTGTGGCCGTACTGGTGAACATGATGTACCACTTAGGAATTATGCAACGCATCATTTCCGTATTGGCTCGGGGCATGTACTGGCTCATGGGCGTGAGTGGGGCGGAAGCTCTTTCTAACGTATCGAGTGCTTTCGTAGGGCAGGTGGAGGCTCAGATTATGATCAAGCCTTATCTGAAAGACATGACCAAATCCGAATTGATGTCTTCCATGACGGGTAGTTTTGCCTGTATTGCCGGAGGGGTCATGGCGACGTATATCAAATTGGGCGTGGATGCTTCGTATCTGTTGGCGGCTAGTCTGATGGCGGCTCCCGGAGCCCTGGTTATTTCGAAAATCGTCTATCCCGAAACGGAAGAATCAGCTACGAAGGGCGTCGTGAAGCTGGAAGTCAAGAAACATCATGCCAACCTGCTGGACGCCATTGCTGCCGGAGCGGGGGAGGGCTTGAAAGTGGCTTTCAACGTAGTAGCGATGCTCATCGGTTTCATTGCGTTGATTGCTCTGGTGGACGCCATTTTTTGGCGGATCGGTTACTACATTTTTGGAATGAGCGATTTAAGCCTGAACTGGTTTTTAGGAAAGATATTTTCCCTTTTTGCCTGGTGCATGGGCGTACCGAGCCAGCACATTGAAGAAGCCGGAGCCCTGATGGGTACAAAAATGGTGGTAAACGAATTCGTGGCGTACTTGGATCTGGTAAAAATCCGCGAAACGCTGGACCCGAAAACTATTGCCATTACCAGTTTTGCTCTCTGTGGATTTGCCAACTTTAGCTCCATTGCCATTCAGGTGGGGGGCATCGGTGAGCTGGCTCCGACGCGGCGTTCGGATCTGGCCAAGCTGGGTTTTAAAGCTCTGATCTGTGGAACCTTGGCCAGTTACATGAGTGCGACTATTGCGGGCTTGTTACTATAGAGCTGACGTAAAACTTAAGAAGAGATGGCGGGCACATGACCCGCCATCTGTGTTTTCGGCGTATGAATCAGTTGCTGGATTACTTTCATTTCAAACCCGGTGAAGTCATCGGCAGTCTCGGCTGTGGTGGTGGCTTGTGGGAAGTGGGCTGGGGCGTACAGGTGGATCAACTGACCTTTGTATTGATGGACCTGGTACCGGAAATTCTGAATGAGGAAGAAATTCAGGCGGCGGTGCAGTACTGGGAAAAAAAGTATAAGAAAACGTGTACCAGCCAGTTTATCCCCTGCATTGGTACAGAAACACAGATTCCCTTAGATGATCAGCAGTTAGATAAACTGCTGGTAATTAATGCCTTTCACGAATTTTCTGAGAAAGAAGCCCTATTAGTCGAAATGAAACGGGTACTCAAACCTGGCGGCTGGCTTTTCGTGGAAGAACCCCTGGCTCAATATCCCGGCGAAGTACACGAAGGTTGCGGAAAACCACTCTACGAACCCGCGACTCTGCGAGCAGTCTTTGAATTTCAGGGCTTTGTCTATCAACAGGCTGAGTTCACTTCACCTATTTCTCAAGTATTTACATTCCAAAAACGATGATTGACCTGCGTTCTCCCCAAACCGCTGAAGAATGGAAAGCGTATTACCAGTTACGCTATGACGTGTTACGCGAACCCTGGAATCAGCCCCCGGGCAGTGAAGTGTTACCCGACGATCAGACGGACATCATCCACGTGGCTGCCTATGACACCGACGGTATTACTTTAGGAGTAGCTCGCCTGCATACCAATGCCGATGGCAGGGGGCAGGTTCGCTGTGTGGCCGTCTCAAAAGCCGCTCAGGGCAAGGGCGTAGGTAAAAAACTGATGGCTCATCTCGAAACGCTGGCTCAGCAAATGGGCGTTACGGAAATCATTCTTGAGGCTCGGGAAAATGCTGTCCCCTTTTACCAGGCTTTGGGTTATGATGTTACGCAAACGAGTTATTTACTATTCAATGAAATACAGCATTATACCATGCTTAAACGATTAGCCTAGGGTAAGCTGGCATGTTTATTTTTCGGGGATGGGCAGACAATTGCTTATCTACCCATATGAATATGAATGCAAATCGTTTTCACTCCAGCTTTTCAGCCTTAAGTATATTAGGAGCCGGCATGATGGTCGTTATGTGCACGCAGTGTGTACAGAAATCCAAAGATGACGCGTCCCAAACCGATTCTACTGCTGTTACCACGCCGGTAGCTGAACCCACCGTACAGTTGCCCGAACCTTCGAAGCCTAAGAATAAATTCAGTAATATCATTGGCTGGTCGGATGGACAGATGCCTCAGGCACCCGCTGGATTTGTCGTTACCGAATATGCGGGGAACCTTAAAAGCCCCCGCTGGGCCTATCAGTTGCCGAATGGAGATGTGCTGATCGTGGAATCCAACACGGAAACGAAAGGAGCCAAACGCGTTCAGGAGCAGGTTTCCGGTAAAATCAAATCCCGTTCGGATGACGGACTGAGTGCCAACCGAATCACACTCCTGCGGGATAACAATAAGGATGGTAAGCCCGACATGCGGGAAACGTTCCTTTCGGGTCTTAACCAACCTTTTGGGATAGTATTGATCAAAAAGGATCTGTATGTAGCCAATACGGACGGTGTCTACAAGTTTCCGTATAACGAAGGCGATACGAAAATTACGGCCAAGGGACAGAAAATTCTGGAACTGCCCGCGGGTGGCTACAATAACCACTGGACTCGAAATCTGCTGACCAACGCCGACGGTTCGAAGATTTATATTTCCGTAGGATCGGGTAGTAACGTGGCCGAGCACGGCATGGAAAATGAAGTACGCCGAGCTAACATTCTGCAAATTAATCCCGATGGTACAGGGGAGAAAATTTTCGCCAGTGGCTTACGTAATCCCGTAGGAATGGACTGGGAGCCCCGTACCAAACAACTGTGGACGGCCGTCAACGAACGCGACGAACTGGGTGATGAATTAGTGCCCGATTACCTCGCTCACGTGAAAGAAGGAGCTTTTTATGGGTGGCCTTTCGCTTACTGGGGAGCCCACGAAGATCCGCGAATGGCTGGCAAAAATCCGGAACTGGTGAAGAAAACGGTGGTACCCGATGTTGATCTGGGTTCGCACACAGCTTCTTTAGGTCTGGCGTTTTATAAAGGTGATAAGTTTCCTGAAGCTTATCGGCAGGGAGCATTTATTGGTCAACATGGTTCCTGGAACCGCTCCGAGCTGGTCGGCTACAAAGTAGTATTTGTTCCCTTCAAAAATGGAAAACCAGCGGGTAAACCTCAGGATTTTCTAACGGGTTTCATCGCCAATCCTGAATCGGGTGAAGTATACGGACGACCCGTAGGAACGTTCGTACTCAAAGACGGCTCGATGTTAGTCACCGACGATGGGGGCGGAAAAGTATGGCGAGTCGCTGCTAAATAAACAGTTATTATTAATCACACCTATAC
Coding sequences within it:
- the ppk1 gene encoding polyphosphate kinase 1 — translated: MEDQKRLARSQEKVSSTIEQSPYLSRDLSWLAFNERVLDQARNPQRTLFDRLKFLAITASNLDEFFSIRLGSLYNYLDYKKERIDYSGLREWPFRQTLLTMSQQFYEERNRIFREELLPLFPENELRLASWSDLTEGEAAAAIGHFDRTIFPMLTPMVYDQTHTFPSLIPRTLTFAVVTKNPNVTKKDQAEKKLSFIQIPQNLPRFFVIDRVEEVVFLPMEEIVRHEIHKLYRNIEILNVSLLRIIRNGDFSVDDIDDVEDDIVDEIRQKVKNRRLGRVVKVAVEPNCSEWVINILKKKWEIDDLNIFYADQLIDFTSMWQIIRHPEFRDELPKSPSPVPALGLPRGPIDDIFSVIRERDIFLHHPYNNFEAVLQLLEQAAEDPNVLSIKLTVYRVAKNSRVTAALLKAAENGKNVAVLFEVKARFDEENNIREAERLQKAGCFVIYGIGRFKTHTKLLLIVRAEGDGVKRYAHLSSGNYNEDTAKLYTDVGLLTANEVYTSDVAEFFNVITGHSLPSSYQNLITAPGDMRNNLIELIRAEAANAKEGKPSGICLKINSLEDRETIDELYLASQAGVPIKLIVRGICCLRPGREGLSENITVRSIVGDFLEHTRLFYFHNEGEPKIYGGSADLMVRSFDKRIESLFLLVNPKVQQQAVQILEYNMKDNVNAYTLKEDGTYAKCPRKADEEVFNIHEKFFEVTEASLPEAQVF
- a CDS encoding class I SAM-dependent methyltransferase, yielding MTRHLCFRRMNQLLDYFHFKPGEVIGSLGCGGGLWEVGWGVQVDQLTFVLMDLVPEILNEEEIQAAVQYWEKKYKKTCTSQFIPCIGTETQIPLDDQQLDKLLVINAFHEFSEKEALLVEMKRVLKPGGWLFVEEPLAQYPGEVHEGCGKPLYEPATLRAVFEFQGFVYQQAEFTSPISQVFTFQKR
- a CDS encoding GNAT family N-acetyltransferase gives rise to the protein MIDLRSPQTAEEWKAYYQLRYDVLREPWNQPPGSEVLPDDQTDIIHVAAYDTDGITLGVARLHTNADGRGQVRCVAVSKAAQGKGVGKKLMAHLETLAQQMGVTEIILEARENAVPFYQALGYDVTQTSYLLFNEIQHYTMLKRLA
- a CDS encoding NupC/NupG family nucleoside CNT transporter produces the protein MDRFTGLIGIIVILGIAFALSNNRKAINYRTVGIGLALQVGLAVFILKTSAGQQLFGAIGELVKKLLDKASEGATFVFGPLVNSPLLTSVFGASNNFIFFFQIVPTIIFVAVLVNMMYHLGIMQRIISVLARGMYWLMGVSGAEALSNVSSAFVGQVEAQIMIKPYLKDMTKSELMSSMTGSFACIAGGVMATYIKLGVDASYLLAASLMAAPGALVISKIVYPETEESATKGVVKLEVKKHHANLLDAIAAGAGEGLKVAFNVVAMLIGFIALIALVDAIFWRIGYYIFGMSDLSLNWFLGKIFSLFAWCMGVPSQHIEEAGALMGTKMVVNEFVAYLDLVKIRETLDPKTIAITSFALCGFANFSSIAIQVGGIGELAPTRRSDLAKLGFKALICGTLASYMSATIAGLLL
- a CDS encoding PQQ-dependent sugar dehydrogenase encodes the protein MNANRFHSSFSALSILGAGMMVVMCTQCVQKSKDDASQTDSTAVTTPVAEPTVQLPEPSKPKNKFSNIIGWSDGQMPQAPAGFVVTEYAGNLKSPRWAYQLPNGDVLIVESNTETKGAKRVQEQVSGKIKSRSDDGLSANRITLLRDNNKDGKPDMRETFLSGLNQPFGIVLIKKDLYVANTDGVYKFPYNEGDTKITAKGQKILELPAGGYNNHWTRNLLTNADGSKIYISVGSGSNVAEHGMENEVRRANILQINPDGTGEKIFASGLRNPVGMDWEPRTKQLWTAVNERDELGDELVPDYLAHVKEGAFYGWPFAYWGAHEDPRMAGKNPELVKKTVVPDVDLGSHTASLGLAFYKGDKFPEAYRQGAFIGQHGSWNRSELVGYKVVFVPFKNGKPAGKPQDFLTGFIANPESGEVYGRPVGTFVLKDGSMLVTDDGGGKVWRVAAK